A section of the Parasteatoda tepidariorum isolate YZ-2023 chromosome 6, CAS_Ptep_4.0, whole genome shotgun sequence genome encodes:
- the LOC107441096 gene encoding cytoplasmic 60S subunit biogenesis factor ZNF622 — protein MPLTCLACKLLFSVPQLHHDHYKTDWHRYNLKRQIAELPPLSKEEYEKRLAAFKESEAEKDKKVSLRCESCNKHFSSNNALENHLKSKKHLDVEARKPKKSPRKEIKPTTSDQKPIAEPAANDVSDNDDDWEDDDEEGEWESCDENDDEGGKRIIIDTNDCLFCDNVSDSTESNVSHMTSAHSFFIPDIEYLTDLDALIGTLAAKIHMDHICLWCNGKGRGFKSVKSVKQHMIDKGHCKMLHEGEALLDYADLYDYSKVESEDEPVDVAEMDELLSDADYELVLPSGATVGHRSLSLYYKQNLKPVQSNSKQKVKKVLQYYQSIGYTATTAKIAAKKARDISYVKRVKDRYNLKLGMKQNKLLQPHFRHQIMF, from the coding sequence atGCCATTAACCTGTCTTGCttgcaaattattgttttctgtcCCTCAACTTCATCATGATCATTACAAAACTGATTGGcatagatataatttaaaaagacaaattgCTGAGCTACCTCCGCTGTCTAAAGAAGAGTACGAAAAACGATTGGCTGCCTTCAAAGAAAGTGAagctgaaaaagataaaaaagtttcactACGATGCGAATCTTGCAACAAGCATTTTTCTTCCAACAATGCATTGGAAAACCACCTGAAGTCCAAGAAACACTTGGACGTCGAAGCAAGGAAACCTAAAAAGTCGCCccgaaaagaaataaaacctaCGACAAGCGACCAAAAACCTATCGCTGAACCAGCTGCAAATGATGTATCTGATAATGACGACGATTGGGAAGATGACGATGAGGAAGGTGAATGGGAAAGTTGTGACGAAAATGACGATGAAGGTGGAAAGAGAATTATAATTGATACAAACGACTGTTTATTTTGTGATAACGTTAGCGATTCAACCGAGAGCAATGTATCCCACATGACCTCTGCTCATTCCTTTTTCATTCCTGATATTGAATATCTTACTGATTTAGATGCTTTAATTGGTACTCTAGCTGCTAAAATTCACATGGATCACATATGTTTATGGTGCAATGGTAAAGGGAGAGGttttaaatctgtcaagtctgTAAAGCAGCATATGATAGACAAAGGTCACTGCAAAATGTTACACGAAGGAGAAGCACTCTTAGATTATGCTGATCTCTATGATTACTCTAAAGTTGAGAGTGAAGATGAACCAGTTGATGTTGCTGAAATGGATGAATTATTGAGTGATGCTGATTATGAACTAGTGCTGCCCTCCGGTGCCACTGTGGGTCATCGATCATTAAGTTtgtattataaacaaaatttgaaaccaGTTCAATCTAATAGcaaacaaaaagtgaaaaaggTTTTGCAATACTACCAGTCTATAGGATACACTGCAACCACGGCTAAAATTGCTGCCAAGAAAGCAAGGGATATATCATATGTGAAAAGAGTGAAAGACCGGTATAATCTGAAGTTGGGTATGAAGCAGAATAAGTTGCTTCAACCTCATTTTAGGCACCAAATTATGTTCTAA
- the LOC107441095 gene encoding codanin-1, protein MDEFLNKLILHEIDANDVIEWLKSNKTPIPDLKSLDRSEFIPYFVDFIKSKCSWVCNAEKSNDLCDKEKTPSSPILHSNGIIDKQAHQRTPSPLQYRVSHQNSTIGNEKRASNTAEDKTKFQNQGKRVQVITLGCTPYKQKGNFSNSRYSSKSPDFKNGNDFPPMGNNKFYGKECGQPYYKSNQFVESKTENQYNKKNFVKAYDKAPNPCEKSFNADAFPPLGAKTHETKARRRITPTPIQAKNNYQSKFGNSNFTTVSERNQSEAFKTSILQESDPSLQQERELLKVTKNIFNIPSSVNSGRLFNEVKPDNVSIPNSVMPLNEVKHMLPKSVDTFVCPNPEKITMMDGILCVSEVYSFLLSDHLVPNVTSELYFLLELVTSRVSIEENPLNKGDIFTTVHNCVYFAVSVLVRHCYLLQMLDKATLISLEGIPYLIKFSPQLANYLQLCFTSRQDVSPLLPSLTGVPFQVEDDSKANFPDEYTFVCFKRQRDLFYEMLRNWHENTTSADTKFQFIFLKKARELISLNPSSINMFHLAKLIQSQLVASCMCLEVNEVYDELLNDIQKNFPDKFKKLQERFLTPSSSGGLNPHPSFYGIQIFFAELIVSAGSPSLNQHLVNVFVSRVLELNKTDIFSDEELSSLGTIRDKYVFLLHTLRLLGKFLGYLHFLPYSKEEVASSHVAKLQLISRQKATLPLNVSEILKDSIKQGHTVLTVPWVVEFISMVDPVGRNLENVLEVLKVLMAIYRHSSSFIVNIQSQLFLQVIIGWLFDVLQYQYRFYSQFLTVSIPDGNFNDGIDSLSIIDKQLIHSCCPYLIEFKVLIHNFLNGVQEKKRDIRKITPLTTTKSLVSKNSISMSQLEYRLEENFFFLHPSSVKKTTEFVSERMASKIISNVRTVITSMKLSVADDVSNDRQVKSSTMDPNVKQQYIDEILHKKLIEAFKETQNKISVLTNNIYEEISNVIPSLLSEDTKPKVIEMCCKIAFRMSVDKIFEWCNANLLLNAIKADIRNKVQQIAKSQTTDREPTQNFNLSVWMNDLRNIVVKVHTKSFDFDLNVIQSLILKIINVITNDTPNSIQITTFLLAIDFYVALFVNYPEKYCDQLDELFMELCSNCPEKVTLGKLLVCPQNFRFLMISDNLELTITKFVCLVRKLLDKKIFSRGELQSYVNDIQMIERFDLLKKQIDVLFC, encoded by the coding sequence AtggatgaatttttaaataaattgatattacaCGAAATTGACGCAAATGACGTTATTGAGTGGTTAAAAAGCAACAAAACACCCATACCCGATTTGAAATCTCTGGACAGATCTGAGtttattccttattttgttgattttataaaGAGTAAATGCTCATGGGTATGCAATGCTGAAAAATCTAATGACCTTTgtgataaagaaaaaactccCTCTTCACCTATATTACATTCCAATGGTATAATTGATAAGCAAGCACATCAACGAACTCCTTCACCTTTACAATATAGGGTAAGCCATCAGAACTCCACTATCGGAAATGAGAAGAGAGCTTCTAATACGGCCgaggataaaacaaaatttcaaaaccagGGTAAAAGAGTTCAAGTTATTACATTAGGTTGCACTCCATATAAACAAAAGGGTAATTTTTCCAATTCGCGATACTCATCAAAGTCACCTGATTTCAAAAATGGTAATGATTTTCCGCCCATGggtaataataaattctacGGAAAAGAATGTGGACAGCCCTATTATAAATCCAATCAATTTGTCGAAAGTAAGACAGAGAATcagtataataaaaagaattttgtgaagGCTTATGATAAAGCGCCAAACCCTtgtgaaaaaagtttcaatgcCGATGCATTTCCTCCTCTTGGTGCCAAAACACACGAGACTAAAGCTCGACGAAGAATCACACCCACTCCCATTCAAGCTAAAAACAATTATCAATCAAAGTTTGGAAATTCTAACTTCACAACTGTTTCGGAAAGAAATCAGAGTGAAGCatttaaaacatcaattttgCAAGAAAGTGATCCCAGTCTTCAACAAGAAAGAGAGCTTCttaaagttactaaaaatatatttaatattccatCTAGTGTCAACTCTGGACGGTTGTTTAATGAGGTAAAGCCAGATAATGTATCAATTCCCAACTCTGTAATGCCTCTTAATGAAGTAAAACATATGCTGCCAAAATCAGTTGATACATTTGTATGTCCTAATCcggaaaaaataacaatgatggACGGCATTTTATGTGTTTCTGAAGTTTACAGCTTCCTACTTTCTGATCATCTAGTACCTAATGTAACTTCCGAATTGTACTTCTTACTTGAATTAGTTACTTCAAGGGTATCCATAGAAGAAAACCCTTTAAATAAAGGAGACATCTTTACAACTGTTcataattgtgtttattttgCTGTGTCAGTTTTAGTAAGACATTGCTATTTGCTACAGATGTTAGATAAAGCTACTTTGATATCATTGGAAGGTATACCGTACTTAATAAAGTTTTCTCCACAGTTAGCTAATTATTTACAACTTTGCTTTACTTCAAGACAAGACGTTTCTCCTTTATTGCCGTCTTTAACTGGGGTGCCATTCCAGGTTGAAGATGACAGTAAAGCTAACTTTCCTGATGAATATACCTTTGTCTGTTTTAAAAGACAAAGGGACTTGTTTTACGAAATGCTGCGTAATTGGCATGAAAATACGACCAGTGCTGATACcaaatttcagtttatatttcttaagaagGCTAGAgagttaattagtttaaatccTAGCAGTATTAATATGTTCCATCTTGCTAAGCTTATTCAGTCACAACTTGTTGCCAGCTGCATGTGTTTGGAAGTTAATGAAGTGTATGATGAGCTATTGAATGACATACAAAAGAACTTTCcagataagtttaaaaaattacaagaacgTTTTTTGACACCATCTTCTTCTGGTGGCTTAAATCCACACCCGTCGTTTTAtggaattcaaatattttttgctgagtTGATAGTTTCAGCTGGATCACCTTCTCTAAATCAGCATTTAGTAAATGTATTTGTATCTAGGGTCTTAGAACTAAATAAAACAGACATATTTTCTGATGAAGAATTAAGCTCCTTGGGTACAATAAGAGATAAATATGTCTTCTTATTGCATACTTTACGTCTTCTTGGAAAATTTCTGGGTTATTTACACTTTCTACCATATAGTAAGGAAGAAGTTGCATCTTCTCATGTTGCAAAGCTGCAACTTATTTCAAGGCAGAAGGCTACTCTACCTCTTAATGTGTCAGAGATCTTGAAAGATTCTATTAAGCAAGGCCACACAGTATTGACTGTTCCCTGGGTTGTTGAATTTATAAGCATGGTTGACCCTGTAGGAAGAAACCTTGAGAATGTTTTGgaagttttaaaagtacttatGGCTATATATAGACACAGCAGctcttttattgttaatatacaATCACAATTATTTCTACAAGTGATTATTGGCTGGTTATTTGATGTATTGCAATACCAGTATCGATTTTACTCACAGTTTTTAACTGTAAGCATTCCAGatggaaattttaatgatggaaTTGACTCACTATCCATCATTGACAAACAATTGATTCATTCTTGTTGCCCATATCTTATTGAATTCAAAGTTCTGATTCACAATTTCCTGAATGGTGTTCAAGAGAAAAAGCGAGACATAAGAAAAATCACACCTCTCACAACTACCAAATCATTGGTATCTAAAAATTCCATAAGCATGAGCCAATTAGAATATCGTTTAGaggagaatttcttttttcttcatccTTCTTCCGTGAAGAAGACTACTGAGTTTGTGTCAGAAAGAATGGCTTCTAAAATAATCAGCAATGTTCGGACGGTTATCACATCTATGAAGTTAAGTGTGGCGGATGATGTTTCCAACGACAGACAGGTAAAGTCTTCAACGATGGATCCAAATGTAAAACAACAGTATATCGATgaaattcttcataaaaaacTCATTGAGGCATTCAAAGAAACACAAAATAAGATTTCAGTTTTAACTAACAACATATACGAGGAAATTAGCAACGTAATTCCGAGTTTACTTTCTGAAGATACGAAACCTAAAGTAATCGAAATGTGTTGCAAAATTGCTTTCCGAATGTCGGTTGATAAGATATTTGAATGGTGTAATGCAAATTTGTTGCTTAATGCCATAAAAGCTGACATCAGAAACAAAGTACAGCAGATTGCTAAAAGTCAAACTACAGATCGAGAACCTACTCAAAACTTTAACTTAAGTGTTTGGATGAATGATTTACGGAACATTGTAGTTAAAGTTCACACAAAGTCCTTTGATTTTGACCTAAATGTCATTCAGTCcttgattcttaaaattataaatgtgatAACTAATGACACTCCAAATAGCATTCAGATAACCACATTTTTGCTTGCCATAGATTTTTATGTAGCTTTGTTTGTTAATTATCCAGAAAAGTATTGTGACCAGCTGGATGAACTTTTTATGGAACTTTGTTCTAATTGTCCAGAAAAAGTGACTTTGGGAAAATTGCTTGTTTGTcctcaaaatttcagatttttaatgataagtGATAATCTTGAATTAACTATCactaaatttgtttgtttagtCCGAAAACTGTTGGACAAGAAAATCTTTTCTCGTGGTGAACTTCAAAGTTATGTTAATGATATTCAAATGATTGaaagatttgatttattaaaaaaacaaattgatgtATTATTTTGCTAG